A part of Verrucomicrobium sp. genomic DNA contains:
- a CDS encoding MYG1 family protein — translation MTQKIIVHNGRHHTDDVLAYVLLRTLHPDHQLIRTRDLSVIETHRDAIVCDVGMIYDPKASRFDHHQQDRATRPVTVEGTEHQVPYSASSLVWKHFGHEYLAKMFPEKGEAERGMIHRLVDTQALAWHDAHDNRAPESLVSELAERQEAEAPMFGRAFFKKIELYRPTYLELPSPGALDFQEGHRPADTAALDREDAGFRQSADVLQPLFEEIVHTASSSVDRYLAGREATPQRVQAFEKKIGAPLSDKERIQLDFAPVVENLHAATRDRQQEVWASNMRDAQGHPRESLVAAHDTIRSLDELAQDPAWKKTFTGLEKLDPAVLKQIGFSHQNYYAPLHDLPSARIRGTDDKMALIIAPSTEGGFSIIPLNARGGLRFPAAWGGLEKDALRKEIGKGIEANFVHNSGFIASSSDFRSALLMSVKAVEKGEKGTEASAEVQALQHHNPNASHEPVAPLPSAAQFADPDFDIAREQQILAEAAAERERQRAEAERLKQERVTARLEAREERDRLARQKRQERAERRAAKEAEAQAKAKQPAPLPVAARSKNASSAAETLRENNPDFSASRSRAKSSGKTHPQGIFPSLSLDNMLPA, via the coding sequence ATGACCCAGAAGATCATCGTCCACAACGGCCGCCATCACACCGACGATGTTCTCGCTTACGTTCTCCTGCGCACCCTCCATCCCGATCACCAGCTGATCCGCACCCGCGACCTCAGCGTCATTGAGACCCACCGCGACGCCATCGTCTGCGACGTGGGAATGATCTACGACCCGAAGGCCAGCCGCTTCGACCACCACCAGCAGGACCGCGCCACCCGCCCCGTCACCGTCGAAGGAACGGAGCATCAGGTCCCCTACTCCGCCTCCAGCCTCGTCTGGAAGCACTTCGGCCATGAATACCTGGCCAAGATGTTCCCGGAAAAGGGTGAAGCCGAGCGCGGCATGATCCACCGCCTCGTCGACACGCAGGCCCTGGCCTGGCACGACGCGCACGATAACCGCGCCCCGGAATCCCTCGTCTCCGAGCTGGCCGAGCGCCAGGAGGCCGAAGCCCCCATGTTCGGCCGCGCCTTCTTCAAGAAGATCGAGCTTTACCGCCCCACCTACCTAGAGCTGCCCAGCCCCGGCGCGCTCGACTTCCAGGAAGGCCACCGCCCGGCGGACACCGCCGCCCTGGACCGGGAAGACGCCGGCTTCCGCCAATCGGCCGACGTCCTCCAACCCCTCTTCGAGGAAATCGTCCACACCGCCTCCTCCTCCGTCGACCGCTACCTGGCGGGCCGCGAGGCGACGCCCCAGCGCGTCCAGGCCTTTGAAAAGAAGATCGGCGCCCCCCTTTCCGACAAGGAGCGCATCCAGCTCGACTTCGCCCCCGTCGTCGAAAACCTCCACGCCGCCACCCGCGACCGGCAGCAGGAGGTCTGGGCCTCCAACATGCGGGACGCCCAGGGCCACCCGCGCGAGTCCCTCGTCGCCGCGCACGACACCATCCGCAGCCTGGACGAGCTGGCGCAGGACCCCGCCTGGAAAAAGACCTTCACCGGCCTGGAAAAGCTCGATCCCGCCGTGCTGAAGCAGATCGGCTTCAGCCACCAGAACTACTACGCCCCCCTGCACGACCTGCCCAGCGCCCGCATCCGCGGCACGGACGACAAGATGGCCCTCATCATCGCCCCCAGCACCGAGGGCGGCTTCTCCATCATCCCGCTCAACGCCCGCGGCGGCCTGCGCTTCCCCGCCGCCTGGGGCGGCCTGGAAAAGGACGCCCTGCGGAAGGAAATCGGCAAGGGGATCGAAGCCAACTTCGTCCACAACAGCGGCTTCATCGCCTCCTCCTCCGACTTCCGCTCCGCCCTTCTCATGTCCGTGAAGGCCGTGGAAAAGGGCGAAAAAGGGACCGAGGCCAGCGCCGAGGTGCAGGCCCTCCAGCACCACAATCCCAACGCCAGCCACGAGCCCGTGGCGCCCCTGCCCTCCGCCGCCCAATTCGCCGATCCCGACTTCGACATCGCCCGCGAGCAGCAGATCCTGGCCGAGGCCGCCGCCGAGCGCGAGCGCCAGCGCGCCGAGGCCGAGCGCCTCAAGCAGGAGCGCGTCACCGCCCGCCTGGAAGCCCGCGAGGAACGCGACCGCCTGGCCCGGCAAAAGCGCCAGGAGCGCGCGGAGCGCCGCGCCGCCAAGGAAGCCGAGGCCCAGGCCAAAGCCAAGCAGCCCGCCCCCCTCCCCGTCGCCGCCCGCAGCAAGAACGCATCCTCCGCCGCCGAGACCCTGCGGGAAAACAACCCCGACTTCTCCGCCTCCCGCTCCCGCGCGAAGTCCAGCGGGAAAACGCATCCCCAGGGCATTTTCCCCTCCCTTTCCCTCGACAACATGCTTCCCGCCTAA